Proteins encoded within one genomic window of Macrobrachium nipponense isolate FS-2020 chromosome 9, ASM1510439v2, whole genome shotgun sequence:
- the LOC135218584 gene encoding transcriptional adapter 2-alpha-like has translation MSNDQRQYSPAVALLQVDKIFSGSITYRQSLTYGRGSIPAACRMDVFSNARVEIGSLLDDDQIICGHCKSLTKEPYIQCAQCQDLKDMPTIICVPCFAKGVEFSSHKNNHKYIIVKNDFNVFSSGWQAKEELRLINSVIECGFGNWVDVSNRMQKKSPEECREHYLKFYVEDPHPEFPLLEEQNENIVFPQPITYKGGSDDPPRPIPGTIFFRDMAGYNAARSDFEVEFDHNAELEIQDLDLKLFEDDPKPSLGIELQMCLLDKYRRKLGERFQRKKLIRNHGLIAMNKSTYHLNRYKPYLKAAFADSLPRFYRLFDFVEMDLLLESLKCEMELKRHIVELLEYRFNGITKQNGIMTYETLKKRREVNMKERRNLVIPHSIGDKTVWDVVSHKNVASFGLTIPSSSRRVSVPLNIMGMPGYDSLSDREKEIASETRLLPEDFMRFKGIFIDECRRNNGLRLAQARTLLKIDVNKIRKIYDHLMSFGFIHAPKRK, from the exons ATGAGCaatgaccagaggcagtattctcctgcagtagctctcttacaag TTGATAAGATTTTTTCAGGCAGCAttacgtacaggcagtccctgactTATGGCCGGGGTTCCATTCCAGCAGCATGCC GTATGGATGTCTTTTCTAACGCAAGAGTTGAGATTGGCAGTTTACTGGATGATGATCAGATAATATGTGGTCATTGCAAATCTCTTACAAAGGAGCCTTATATTCAGTGTGCACAATGCCAAGATTTGAAAGATATGCCAACCATTATTTGTGTGCCTTGTTTTGCTAAAGGAGTTGAGTTTAGTTCACATAAAAATAACCATAAGTACATAATCGTTAAAAATGATTTCAACGTTTTCAGTTCAGGTTGGCAAGCTAAAGAGGAACTTAGATTAATTAATTCTGTAATTGAATGTGGTTTTGGAAATTGGGTAGATGTTAGTAATAGGATGCAAAAGAAATCCCCAGAAGAGTGTCGTGAGCATTATTTGAAGTTCTATGTAGAAGATCCCCATCCAGAGTTTCCACTTTTAGAAGAGCAGAATGAGAACATTGTGTTCCCACAACCAATAACATACAAGGGAGGTAGTGATGATCCACCAAGACCAATACCAGGTACAATATTTTTTCGTGATATGGCAGGATATAATGCTGCAAGGAGTGATTTTGAGGTGGAATTTGACCATAATGCAGAATTGGAAATTCAAGATTTAGACCTAAAACTCTTCGAAGATGATCCAAAACCTTCGTTGGGTATAGAGTTGCAAATGTGTTTGTTGGATAAGTATCGTAGAAAACTTGGTGAaagatttcaaaggaaaaaacTTATTCGAAATCATGGCCTCATTGCAATGAACAAGTCAACATATCATTTGAATCGATACAAGCCATATTTGAAAGCAGCTTTTGCAGATTCtcttccaaggttttacagactTTTCGACTTTGTGGAAATGGACCTGTTGCTAGAAAGTTTAAAGTGCGAAATGGAATTGAAAAGGCATATTGTTGAACTCTTGGAGTATAGATTTAATGgcataacaaaacaaaatggtATCATGACATATGAAACCTTGAAGAAAAGAAGGGAAGTTAACATGAAAGAACGTCGGAATCTTGTCATTCCCCACAGTATTGGTGACAAAACTGTTTGGGATGTTGTATCCCATAAAAATGTTGCTTCATTTGGATTGACTATTCCCAGTTCATCCAGGAGAGTCAGTGTTCCCCTGAATATTATGGGCATGCCTGGGTATGACAGTCTTAGTgatagagaaaaagaaattgcCTCAGAAACACGTCTTCTACCTGAGGATTTCATGAGATTCAAAGGCATATTTATTGACGAATGTAGACGAAATAATGGATTACGCTTGGCACAAGCACGAACTCTCCTCAAAATAGATGTTAATAAAATCAGGAAAATATATGATCACCTTATGTCATTTGGGTTTATTCATGCTCCTAAAAGAAAATAG